Proteins from one Elgaria multicarinata webbii isolate HBS135686 ecotype San Diego chromosome 3, rElgMul1.1.pri, whole genome shotgun sequence genomic window:
- the HSPA4 gene encoding heat shock 70 kDa protein 4 isoform X1: MSVVGIDLGFQSCYVAVARAGGIETVANEYSDRCTPSCISFGPKNRSIGAAAKSQVISNAKNTVQGFKRFHGRAFSDPFVQDEKSKLAYELVQLPSRSAGIKVMYMEEERNFTIEQITGMLLTKLKETAENALKKPVVDCVVSVPCFYTDAERRSVMDATQIAGLNCLRLINETTAVALAYGIYKQDLPALEEKPRNVVFVDIGHSAYQVSVCAFNKGKLKVLATAFDTILGGRKFDEALVNYFCEEFGKKYKLDIKSKIRALLRLSQECEKLKKLMSANASELPMNIECFMNDIDVSGTMNRNKFLEMCDDLLARVEPPLRSVLEQAKLKKEDIYAVEIVGGTTRIPAVKERVSKFFGKEISTTLNADEAVTRGCALQCAILSPAFKVREFSITDLVPYPISLKWNSPAEEGISDCEVFPKNHAAPFSKVLTFYRKEPFNLEAYYSCPKELPYPNSAIAQFLVQKVIPQADGSSSKVKVKVRVNIHGIFSVSSASLVEVHKSEENEEPMETDQHAKEEEKMQVDQEEQQKTEEQPPPPAQAENKTESEEMEVKMTSQAGSKEKKTDQPPQAKKAKVKTTTVDLPIENQLVWQIGKDMLNLFIENEGKMMMQDKLEKERNDAKNAVEEYVYEMRDKLCGVYEKFVSEEDRNTFTLKLEDTENWLYEEGEDQPKQVYIDKLAELKTVGQPIQARFQESEERPKAFEELGKQIQQYMKAVLAFKAKDEQYEHLDPAEVAKVEKSANEAMEWMNNKLNLQNKRSLTLDPVITAREIEAKAKELINMCNPVITKPKPKVEPPKEDQKPGEQNGPVEGEGDGTRGSKTAEQSTDSTAQTSTEKKLPEMDID, translated from the exons CTCATGTATATCTTTTGGACCCAAGAATCGTTCAATTGGAGCTGCAGCTAAAAGTCAA GTAATTTCAAATGCAAAGAATACAGTACAAGGTTTTAAAAGATTTCATGGCCGTGCATTTTCGGATCCCTTTGTCCAAGATGAAAAATCAAAGCTTGCTTATGAACTTGTTCAGCTGCCATCTCGTTCAGCTGGCATCAAG GTTATGTACATGGAAGAAGAACGGAATTTCACCATTGAGCAGATAACAGGAATGCTTCTCACTAAACTAAAAGAAACTGCAGAGAATGCACTTAAGAAGCCTGTTGTGGATTGTGTTGTGTCT GTTCCTTGTTTCTATACAGATGCAGAGAGAAGATCTGTGATGGATGCTACACAGATTGCTGGACTCAACTGCTTGCGATTAATTAATGAAACTACTGCAG TTGCTCTGGCATATGGGATTTATAAACAAGACCTGCCAGCGTTAGAAGAGAAACCAAGAAATGTTGTGTTCGTTGACATAGGACATTCAGCTTATCAAGTTTCAGTGTGTGCATTCaacaagggaaaattgaag GTTCTTGCAACAGCATTTGACACAATACTTGGTGGCAGGAAATTTGATGAAGCATTAGTAAATTATTTTTGTGAAGAATTTGGGAAGAAATATAAATTAGACATAAAGTCCAAAATTCGTGCACTGTTGAGATTATCTCAGGAATGTGAAAAACTGAAGAAGTTGATGAGTGCAAATGCATCTGAACTGCCAATGAACATCGAATGCTTCATGAATGACATTGATGTCTCTGGGACTATGAACAG gaacAAATTCTTAGAGATGTGTGATGACCTCTTGGCTCGAGTTGAACCACCACTTCGCAGTGTCTTGGAGCAAGCTA AATTAAAGAAAGAGGACATCTATGCAGTAGAAATAGTAGGAGGGACTACAAGAATACCTGCTGTAAAAGAGCGGGTCAGCAAATTTTTTGGTAAAGAAATCAGTACAACTTTGAATGCTGATGAAGCTGTCACACGAGGCTGTGCATTGCAG TGTGCTATTCTATCCCCAGCTTTTAAAGTGAGAGAATTTTCTATCACAGATTTGGTACCATATCCtatttctttgaaatggaattcaccAGCAGAAGAAGGAATAAG TGATTGTGAAGTCTTCCCAAAGAATCATGCTGCCCCATTTTCCAAGGTCCTCACATTCTACCGAAAGGAACCTTTCAATCTGGAAGCTTATTATAGTTGTCCTAAGGAATTGCCTTATCCAAATTCTGCCATAG CTCAGTTTTTAGTTCAGAAGGTAATACCACAAGCAGATGGATCCAGTTCAAAAGTTAAAGTTAAAGTCAGAGTAAACATCCATGGCATTTTCAGTGTTTCAAGTGCATCACTTGTGGAAGTTCATAAATCAGAAGAGAATGAAGAGCCCATGGAAACAGATCAGCATGCAAAAGAGGAAGAG AAGATGCAGGTAGACCAAGAAGAGCAACAGAAGACTGAggaacagccgccgccgccagctCAAGCAGAAAACAAGACTGAGTCTGAggaaatggaggtaaaaatg ACATCTCAAGCTGgatcaaaagagaagaaaacagaTCAGCCTCCTCAAGCTAAAAAGGCTAAAGTAAAGACAACAACAGTTGACCTTCCTATTGAGAATCAGTTGGTGTGGCAGATAGGAAAGGATATGTTGAACTTATTTATTGAGAATGAG GGTAAAATGATGATGCAGGATAAACTGGAGAAGGAACGGAATGATGCCAAGAATGCAGTTGAGGAGTATGTTTATGAAATGAGAGACAAGCTCTGTGGCGTGTATGAAAAGTTTGTTAGTGAAGAG GATCGTAATACTTTCACTCTGAAGTTGGAAGACACAGAAAACTGGCTATATGAAGAGGGTGAAGACCAGCCCAAGCAAGTTTACATTGATAAGTTGGCAGAACTGAAA ACTGTAGGACAGCCTATTCAAGCACGATTTCAAGAATCTGAAGAAAGACCAAAAGCCTTTGAAGAGCTTGGCAAACAAATCCAACAGTATATGAAAGCTGTTCTTGCATTTAAAGCAAAG gaTGAACAGTATGAACACTTAGATCCTGCAGAAGTGGCCAAAGTGGAGAAGAGTGCAAATGAGGCGATGGAATGGATGAACAACAAGCTCAATCTTCAGAACAAACGAAGCCTTACTTTGGACCCTGTTATCACAGCTAGGGAGATTGAAGCAAAagcaaaa GAACTGATAAACATGTGTAATCCTGTAATCACCAAACCCAAACCCAAGGTGGAGCCTCCAAAAGAGGATCAAAAACCAGGAGAACAAAATGGTCCTGTAGAAGGCGAGGGTGATGGCACTAGAGGGTCTAAGACTGCTGAACAGAGTACTGATTCAACAGCCCAAACATCTACAGAAAAGAAACTTCCTGAAATGGACATTGATTGA
- the HSPA4 gene encoding heat shock 70 kDa protein 4 isoform X2, with protein MSVVGIDLGFQSCYVAVARAGGIETVANEYSDRCTPSCISFGPKNRSIGAAAKSQVISNAKNTVQGFKRFHGRAFSDPFVQDEKSKLAYELVQLPSRSAGIKVMYMEEERNFTIEQITGMLLTKLKETAENALKKPVVDCVVSVPCFYTDAERRSVMDATQIAGLNCLRLINETTAVALAYGIYKQDLPALEEKPRNVVFVDIGHSAYQVSVCAFNKGKLKVLATAFDTILGGRKFDEALVNYFCEEFGKKYKLDIKSKIRALLRLSQECEKLKKLMSANASELPMNIECFMNDIDVSGTMNRNKFLEMCDDLLARVEPPLRSVLEQAKLKKEDIYAVEIVGGTTRIPAVKERVSKFFGKEISTTLNADEAVTRGCALQCAILSPAFKVREFSITDLVPYPISLKWNSPAEEGISDCEVFPKNHAAPFSKVLTFYRKEPFNLEAYYSCPKELPYPNSAIAQFLVQKVIPQADGSSSKVKVKVRVNIHGIFSVSSASLVEVHKSEENEEPMETDQHAKEEEKMQVDQEEQQKTEEQPPPPAQAENKTESEEMETSQAGSKEKKTDQPPQAKKAKVKTTTVDLPIENQLVWQIGKDMLNLFIENEGKMMMQDKLEKERNDAKNAVEEYVYEMRDKLCGVYEKFVSEEDRNTFTLKLEDTENWLYEEGEDQPKQVYIDKLAELKTVGQPIQARFQESEERPKAFEELGKQIQQYMKAVLAFKAKDEQYEHLDPAEVAKVEKSANEAMEWMNNKLNLQNKRSLTLDPVITAREIEAKAKELINMCNPVITKPKPKVEPPKEDQKPGEQNGPVEGEGDGTRGSKTAEQSTDSTAQTSTEKKLPEMDID; from the exons CTCATGTATATCTTTTGGACCCAAGAATCGTTCAATTGGAGCTGCAGCTAAAAGTCAA GTAATTTCAAATGCAAAGAATACAGTACAAGGTTTTAAAAGATTTCATGGCCGTGCATTTTCGGATCCCTTTGTCCAAGATGAAAAATCAAAGCTTGCTTATGAACTTGTTCAGCTGCCATCTCGTTCAGCTGGCATCAAG GTTATGTACATGGAAGAAGAACGGAATTTCACCATTGAGCAGATAACAGGAATGCTTCTCACTAAACTAAAAGAAACTGCAGAGAATGCACTTAAGAAGCCTGTTGTGGATTGTGTTGTGTCT GTTCCTTGTTTCTATACAGATGCAGAGAGAAGATCTGTGATGGATGCTACACAGATTGCTGGACTCAACTGCTTGCGATTAATTAATGAAACTACTGCAG TTGCTCTGGCATATGGGATTTATAAACAAGACCTGCCAGCGTTAGAAGAGAAACCAAGAAATGTTGTGTTCGTTGACATAGGACATTCAGCTTATCAAGTTTCAGTGTGTGCATTCaacaagggaaaattgaag GTTCTTGCAACAGCATTTGACACAATACTTGGTGGCAGGAAATTTGATGAAGCATTAGTAAATTATTTTTGTGAAGAATTTGGGAAGAAATATAAATTAGACATAAAGTCCAAAATTCGTGCACTGTTGAGATTATCTCAGGAATGTGAAAAACTGAAGAAGTTGATGAGTGCAAATGCATCTGAACTGCCAATGAACATCGAATGCTTCATGAATGACATTGATGTCTCTGGGACTATGAACAG gaacAAATTCTTAGAGATGTGTGATGACCTCTTGGCTCGAGTTGAACCACCACTTCGCAGTGTCTTGGAGCAAGCTA AATTAAAGAAAGAGGACATCTATGCAGTAGAAATAGTAGGAGGGACTACAAGAATACCTGCTGTAAAAGAGCGGGTCAGCAAATTTTTTGGTAAAGAAATCAGTACAACTTTGAATGCTGATGAAGCTGTCACACGAGGCTGTGCATTGCAG TGTGCTATTCTATCCCCAGCTTTTAAAGTGAGAGAATTTTCTATCACAGATTTGGTACCATATCCtatttctttgaaatggaattcaccAGCAGAAGAAGGAATAAG TGATTGTGAAGTCTTCCCAAAGAATCATGCTGCCCCATTTTCCAAGGTCCTCACATTCTACCGAAAGGAACCTTTCAATCTGGAAGCTTATTATAGTTGTCCTAAGGAATTGCCTTATCCAAATTCTGCCATAG CTCAGTTTTTAGTTCAGAAGGTAATACCACAAGCAGATGGATCCAGTTCAAAAGTTAAAGTTAAAGTCAGAGTAAACATCCATGGCATTTTCAGTGTTTCAAGTGCATCACTTGTGGAAGTTCATAAATCAGAAGAGAATGAAGAGCCCATGGAAACAGATCAGCATGCAAAAGAGGAAGAG AAGATGCAGGTAGACCAAGAAGAGCAACAGAAGACTGAggaacagccgccgccgccagctCAAGCAGAAAACAAGACTGAGTCTGAggaaatggag ACATCTCAAGCTGgatcaaaagagaagaaaacagaTCAGCCTCCTCAAGCTAAAAAGGCTAAAGTAAAGACAACAACAGTTGACCTTCCTATTGAGAATCAGTTGGTGTGGCAGATAGGAAAGGATATGTTGAACTTATTTATTGAGAATGAG GGTAAAATGATGATGCAGGATAAACTGGAGAAGGAACGGAATGATGCCAAGAATGCAGTTGAGGAGTATGTTTATGAAATGAGAGACAAGCTCTGTGGCGTGTATGAAAAGTTTGTTAGTGAAGAG GATCGTAATACTTTCACTCTGAAGTTGGAAGACACAGAAAACTGGCTATATGAAGAGGGTGAAGACCAGCCCAAGCAAGTTTACATTGATAAGTTGGCAGAACTGAAA ACTGTAGGACAGCCTATTCAAGCACGATTTCAAGAATCTGAAGAAAGACCAAAAGCCTTTGAAGAGCTTGGCAAACAAATCCAACAGTATATGAAAGCTGTTCTTGCATTTAAAGCAAAG gaTGAACAGTATGAACACTTAGATCCTGCAGAAGTGGCCAAAGTGGAGAAGAGTGCAAATGAGGCGATGGAATGGATGAACAACAAGCTCAATCTTCAGAACAAACGAAGCCTTACTTTGGACCCTGTTATCACAGCTAGGGAGATTGAAGCAAAagcaaaa GAACTGATAAACATGTGTAATCCTGTAATCACCAAACCCAAACCCAAGGTGGAGCCTCCAAAAGAGGATCAAAAACCAGGAGAACAAAATGGTCCTGTAGAAGGCGAGGGTGATGGCACTAGAGGGTCTAAGACTGCTGAACAGAGTACTGATTCAACAGCCCAAACATCTACAGAAAAGAAACTTCCTGAAATGGACATTGATTGA